Genomic window (Cucumis sativus cultivar 9930 chromosome 2, Cucumber_9930_V3, whole genome shotgun sequence):
ttattcttttttggtGTAACATTTGTAATCATAATGAGAATCAAACTTCTCATCTTTAAGATAAAAGACCATGTCAATTATCGTTGAACTAATAGGATCAATTTGATcgaaaatacatttaattttttatataaaaatttagcaTCGACTTTAGACGTGTAAGAGGACTTTTAAAATGACACATTTGTGTTCTTCACACAATAATGCTTCTACAACAATACTCacgaataaaaagaaaaagaagcaatGAATATGGAAGTTGAGTTTaatcttcttgtttttgttacaTGATCCTAAATTCCcctaattaaaattggttgAATAAAAGTTGACACACAAAATGTAATTTTGGGCCAAAGAAGATATGGAGCTAAGCCCAATATTTGGACCCAATTCCATGTAAAACCCACCATGAaccctcaacaaaatggactCATTACCTCTCTTCATTTTGGGGAAATCTTCTCAACACACTTCATTTGTCTTATCTACTTTCtcttcaaaaacaacaaaaccaaaattagaaggaaaaagattttttaaaatttaactaaaaatctaagagaaaatagttaaaaaaacagtgaggaaaagtaaaaatgagTTTAGCTTTTTCGTTTTATAAATACtaatcaatattataaatgatCGAACATCCATCTCAATAATTAACTTAAACCACGAATCACTACAATATCCGTACAAGATTCGATCAGGTAAGCTTAATTCATGTTATTtctgaaaagaaatgaaagaggaaataaacacaatttatacataatacaaataaaaatcgAAACAGTGATTTAAGAAATAGGTGAGTGATTACTAATTTGATACCAACGTTTCATTTTCTAACATAAATGCAAAAACCATGATAATAATAGTAAACATTAATTTCattacatttaatttcttttttaatttcttgattttttcttttccaaatagataattaatttaattttccaaaaaatgttctttcttcttcttcttcttcttcttccccaatCTCCCATCTGTTCTTCACGCAAAgcttttctttattcaaagCCAAAGCCACACGCCACCAACACTCTACCCTCACCTCCAATTCATACCCAATCTTCCTCGTTTTTCCCTTCTTCCCTTTCAAATATTGGATTACCCAGCAATGGTTTCCGACTCGGAGCTCATCAGCCGGCTCCGAGACTTTCTTCGCAATTCCGACCTCAATACCACTACTACTGCTATCGTCCGCCGTAAGCTCGAGGAAGACTTCGGCATTGATTTGTCTGATAAGAAGCTGTTTATTAGGGAACAGGTCGACTTGTTCCTCCAGACTGAACATGAGAAAGCCGTTCAAGAAGGTTATGCCCATTGCGAGGAAGTCCACCAGgaagatggagatgaaaatttgaagatggAAACGGAGGATGGAGATAGTGAAGACGGAGATAACGACAACGAAGACGACGAAAAGGGTAAAACTAGGTGAGTCTGATTCATTGAGTTTCTTGATTATCAAGATTTTTGGATGTTTAGTCTTGGGTTTTAAATTCTTCTAATGTGTAGTTTTCGCTTTCTGGAGTAATCTTTGTCCATATATGGGTGCAAATAGAAATGAATTGATTCGTTTTCATACTGAAAATAGTGGCAAGTTTGTATCTTGCATATTCTTCgaattgtaatttcttttggGTATTGCATCGGTTCGTTctttattttagttgttagatctttttttaattatttttttctgatGACGAAATCAGTGTTCTTTGTTACTCGAAGGTTGACGTAAGGGTAAAATCTTCTGTTGAAGTTTGTCTGGGTTTTATATGACGGGCGTAATGCTAATTTTCTGTTGAAGTCTGATATGTTATGTagatttttgaaaagaagtaTTATGGCTacaagaaaactaatttttcgATTGTAAAATAATGCAAATATGTTTCTAAACCTAGATTGGTGACCTCCATTTGCACAACTATTTGTGAATGGTATGGGTATGGGAGATAGTCGACCAACATAAGAATCAAACTATAACCATTAGACTTCAACAACCCCTCATTGAAGTGTTTTCTTGCACTTTGTGGATAGATGGTGGTGGAAGAAGTTTGGCTGATGCAAGAGATTACTTACCATGAAGTTTGACTGTACACTTATAGGTAAATAAACCAGCTCTGGCCTTAAATCCCGCTGGTAAACCCTTGTTAGAAATATTACCAAAGAAAGTTTTCGATTTGTTGGAATATATTCGAAGGGCATATTATTCATTAGTAGAGAGTTGTTTAGTTTGGGAAGTGAAGAGCAATTGGGTAGTTATGGGAAGTTAGTTATTTTAGATATGGGTAGTTGGATAGTTATAAGGAGTTGTGCCTTGTTTTGGGTATAATAACCTTGCAAGGGAAGGTGAAAACTAGTACGGATTTATCTGGGAACTAGAATGCAGAGCTAAGACCTCTTGAACGACGAAAGATGGAAGATGTTAGGCTTTTTGAATGTCTAGCTAGGTTATAGCTCTCTTACATGCAATTATAACGACAAGTATTCTTTTTAAGTTGTATCACTAAGTTGCTGTTTCTTATGCCTATGTTGGGAACAATcttcaccattttcttttcttaattagaaTGTAGAACTTTTTGGAGACTTTGattcaaaagtttgaatgGCACAGCTAAAAACAATGTGTTGACTCTGCTTTGTTGCCTTGGTCtaaaagggagagaaaaagtTTATGGATCAACGCTGTCAAATCTGTGGTGTGGGCATTCTGTTTGAAGGGGATCACCTGCTATTTGAGAATTGAGTTCTTTGGGaggaaaaatttgaaatatttaagtaCCATACAACTTCATGGGTGgtcttttcataaattttgtaaaaaatattcaatttgaaGTAGTGTATCTCCATTTTGTGGTTTTTCTTGTTGTATGTCCATATATTCTTACTTTTTATCCGATGAAAATCAAGTTCTTTtcgttaaaaaaatgtattcaatttgaaattatttattgctGGCTGGGCTTTTCTTTTCgttctctttttcctcttttttgtAATTCTGTCATCAGATGGTGTTTTTAGCATTAGCTTCTGTTTTCTTGGTTTGTGAGTTCTAGTTCCATTCTAAAGGTAGTTTCAGGTTGCAATGTTTCATATATTAGTGAagagtttatattttttatgaatgagaaagaaaagacacTTGAAATTTTGCTTTGAGTCTTTGATAAATGAGttattgttgtttgtaatGCAGCTCTGAAAAGGTGAAGAAAAGAGGGGGTGGTTTTACTAAGTTATGTAGCCTTTCCCCACAACTGCAGGAATTTATTGGAGCACCCGAAATGGCAAGGACTGAGGTACATctagaaagtaaaatttgacCCTTTCTTCCAATCTTCTTAACGTAACCATTTAAGGTAATTTGTTGTCTTTTTTCGTTCCTTCTAATGCAATTATTTGCTATCTTTTGTAAAGGTTGTTAAACAACTATGGAACCACATTAGAGAGAACAATTTGCAAGACCCCAGTAATAGAAGAAATATTCTCTGTGATGAACCGTTAAAAGCACTCTTTGGTGTCAATTCCATCAACATGTTTCAAATGAATAAAGCTCTATCAAAGCATATTTGGCCGTTGGAATCAAATGATGGTGTGCTTTTATAGCTTTAATTCTGTGGTTAATACTTAATATTATGCTACTGTTAATTGTTAACTAAAGCAATTTCTTTTAGCtaatttttaatgttaatCTGGCTACTATGGAACCTTAGTGCTGTTGAAATATTGACTgttggattttattttcttcaatttaatcCTAATAGGTACAGGGACACTTGTGCTTTAATTGGATACTCTTGATTTAGAGGAATTTTAAATCATGATGGATTTCATTGAAACCTGTTATTTGTCAtcacaagaaagaaaatgatttggATTCTTAggtgatttcaaattttgttttacataAAAATTTTCTCGACTAAAATGCAGATTTTGCAGGATTTCATAGAAGTTAGACATTAATTACTTAGAAAGTCTTTGTTGCatcttaattttctattataatttatagttaaGAGCCCATATTAGTAAACTTGTTACTTTTTTCTCTAGTAGCTTTCAAAACTCAACTTTGTAACTATCTTCATTTCAAATCTCTCattccaaataatttttttttaaatcaaacaagatttaaaattatttcttgaacttttttggTTCCAAACAGAGGAAGTTattgaactttgttttttaatatatatatttttctttcctggATACAGTTATTCCAGCCAAATCTAGTCAGAAAGAAAAGCCACAAAAGGAGAAGCAGCCAAAGGAGAAGCCACAAAAGAAGCGACAGAAGCAAGGGAAAGAAGAAGGTAGACAGGAAAAATAGTtacctttatttttaattttattactgTATTATGTTCATGGCAAGAAAGCCCTATTGGAATACTATAACAAAGTACCCAAAACATTATACAACTGCATCTCAATAAGAATAGTAATATTTGTAGGATACAATATAAGTTGTTCAGATGATGTATACCAAGAGGCGCATGTAGGAGTACTACAGCAAAATACCCAAAAATAAGACTTGAAAAATCATTATACAACTGCACCTCAATTAGAATAGCAATATATCTgtaagataaaatttgaattgttcagATGAAGTAGACCAAGAGGCATTGAAAGTTTAAGCACCTTGGATCTCTCTTCGCTTAACTTTCTAGATTCATTCGTTTCTTTCTGATCATATGCCCCCACAAGTTGCTTAGACCCATTAGTGCATAATATAATTTAGCAGTTAGCACAGCTTTTCATCCCATGGTCAATAGCTACCAAATCCTAGATTTTACCCCAGTGAGTGGGGGGTCATCATAAATTGGTTGGCATCGGTTTTGGGCTCAAACTAGCGCTGACCACACTGATGGTTCCTTCTCCAAAATGCATTTAGTTAATGTGTCCAAGATTTGCCATTTTGGAGCTAGGAAGGTAGAGAAGAAGGGACATACTGGAaaagttttcatcttttttcaaacttcCGTTTTTCCCTGTGGACAATCTGCAGGTGCTTGTTTCTGCACTAGATCAGGAAGTGAGGTATTTCCTCATCCTGTGGGATTTGTatgaaaccaaaaaacaaagtttctttgtttgaagTGTACCATATATAAACGAATAAGTACTACTGAGATGCTTTTTATTTACCACATTTTTCTggataaaaatgaattgagtcattcaattaaaagtaaattgagCTTAGATGACATGGGAAAGGATAGTATCCTTTAGTTAATTGCCCAACTTAATTGCTTTAGAATGAATTAGAAAAGGagtaaatctttaaattaCACTTTTCCAGTTTCAGCTAACTGAAGGTTTGATTGATGTCTAATAAACCTTCTTTCCAGATTCAGATGACTCTGCAAGAGAGGATAAGCGGCAAAAGAAAGGGAAATCTGGTTTTCTTGCTCCTCTTCCACTTTCGAATGCTCTGGTGGCATTTCTTGGTACTGGAGAGGATGCATTGCCTCGCTCTGACGTAGTGAAAAGAATGTGGGATTACATTAAGCAAAATAACCTTCAGGTAGTTGGCCATAGAGAATGTAATATCTTTTCATTGCTTCTTGACTGTTACATTCTTTTATCATGCATTATCGCTCCAAATCAATTCGATTTATTGCATTAATTATTGTTCTTACCTAGTCATAGTTTTTCATGgtatttagttatattttttatctttgtaACAAGGTAACTTTCAAGAGTGCTAGACTCCCAAATTTCCAACTAAGGAAATCCCACAAAATTCTGCACACCGTAACTCTCAACCCACCCCCACTATTTACgactaaaagccctaaaaagCTTACTGACTAATTACTGATATGCCCTTCTAATAACCATGCTACTATTTACTAATGATCCTACTAATTTCATAACTAGGGGTCTTACAGCATGGAATCTCTTATTTTCCTTGTGTTTGAGTATGCTTGAACTTTTAGAAACATAGCTTGTTACAATCGAATAAATGTTAGAAGTTTTGTTTTGAACTTCCATTACTAAAGATCTTTTTatcattgttttaatttttcttgttcattttAAAGTTTGCAATTATGATATATAAGTAAATAGCTAGTAAATTTGTTAGGGCTTTTAGttataaaaggaaaggaaTGAGTTTGGGAGCAAGGTGTGAAGAATTTGAGTAGTAATTTCCATTAGGCGATGCTTGTGGGGGCTTCATTCTATTCTCATTGAAGACTACTAAGTATTATCAGATAACATGAGTTTCATcttaaaaccaaaaaccaattGACTATGAAAGAAACTCATCTTTCTTACAAACATTATGAAGTCCCTTTATGTTTTCAATAGGATCCTCAACATGCCCTCCAAAATGGTGCTTCTTTGGATTCATCATTCTTGAACTGAACccccattttgtttttgaatcgAATACCCATCTGGGCTTTATGGGCTCTGATACACATTAGATAACATGAAACATGCTGGGGTGTGTGAGGTTTTATGGTTTCTGTGGCGCAAGTGGAATAGTAGGGTGTTGAGGGGAGTTGAGCGGGATCATAGGGAgctttggttttttgtttgttttcatgttttcagTTTTGGACTTTGATTTCAAAGaccttttgtaattattctataGGTGTAATTTCACATAGTTGGAGTCCCTTCTATAATGGGAGTCCCTCCCTTTCGGTGAGCCTGGATTTTTGGTACGTTTGTATATTATTCCATTATTTCTCAATAAGAGTCGTTTCCATAAGAAAGATTGAAATTTCTCTTAGGCCATGAGGGATCACATAATTACCTTTAATCAACATCTGATAATGTGGGAAATTGGGAGTTTGAAATGGGGACCTATgccttttagatttgaaattttctaatcGTATGACCACTTTTTCATGTGGGAAAAGGTGGAGGCAATATGAGGGTTGACATGGTTTTGTTATTATGCAAAGCAGCAAAGGTGAAAACTAAATCCAACCTTTGTTGGTGGAACAAGGAACTTTTCAGAAACATTGATTCTGAAATGGTTGATTTATCAAATTCCATCAATGATTTATCAAACTATAAGATGGATTGTGAGGGAATCTATGAAGAAACTAAACTATACAAGAACAGTTTCTGAATATGTGAAGGAACTTAGTGTTGATGTTGAATATTCACCATATGCCTGAGTAGGACGAacaatttaacttcattttagGGTTGCAGTCGGTTCACAAGTCAAGATTAGAAGACAGGGAGCCTAAGACTTACTTAATCTCTTGTCTTTGTCAAAATGGTTCTTAGAGCTTAAGCTCACCCTTCTTGTCCTTAACTTTCtaccttcctttttctttgtttgatgaagaagaggTATAGTCTCTATGTTGGGTACCAACAGTGGTAAAGACTGAAGAGGTCCTTGGCTTCCTTCCCTCCCTTCTAATGCCGGATCGTGCCCACAGAAATGAAGTTACGCATGTTGTTCCCAAACATATGGTGAATGTCCAACATTGAGGAATTCTTGCTTACTTTACCTGTGTGGCCTACGGAGTCCTCCCCTTAGTTCAACCTTTCTCAAATCCAATCCTTTACTTGGATGTCTCACTGGATTTTCAACAACCCACAAAGATTGAATCTATCAAGACatgcctttcttttttatgggaGTTTATACCTTGTCCTTTCATTCAAATGAAGGTTGGAAGTGAGTGCCTTGGACAACCCCTGAGGTCATCATCATAGATAATACTTTCGAGTTTTGaggaagatttttttatttgagcacGATCTCTGTGGTTCTTAAGTAGGTCAGAGTCTTCAGATTAACAGCCTGTTAAGTATTTCATTGCATCAGATGATGTGGGAGTAGGTGGGGAAACCAGCTTTcatagaagaaaatgaaagaatatgaGAAAGGGCCTCCATAACAAGAAGCGCGCAAGAAACTAAACTAACTTATGGGGATATTGGGTAGTATTAGAGCTGAAATCATGAATTCAATTCTCTCTGTTTCCTTCCATATTAGTAATCCCCTTGTTGGggtttgtaaattaaattcaatatcAGAACCCACAAATTAGGGATAATATGATGAAATGATTAGCTTTACTCTACGATCATTCCAGCTTGGATTTGGTGCTGATTTATTGGCAATCCTATCTCATTTCTTCCTTGTTTTTTTGGATTCCACTTGTTGAGAAGGTAGCCAAAATCCTCGGAAGATAGAGAATGCCTCGTTTTACTTAAGAGGATAGGCATGCTTTTTATATTAAGTGTAATTTTCCCCCACTGCCGTCTCCCCTTTTAGGTTGTCTTGTACGCCAGTCATCATGCCAGTTCAATCTAGTGAACTAGTTTGTAAGCTCTGAGTATAAATTCTTCACCATGGAATTTTGGTTAAACTGTTGATGAGAACTGTGGATATTCACTGATATACTGAGAATATAATTTGTTGACGGCATGTTGGTGGACTCAGAAACTTGATGAAGTTCAAGATGTGCGTATGTCTATTGTTAACTGATATTTTCCATAACCCAGAAAGTATTGTGAAAATAAACGTTCTTACTACTTGGGTCATTTAATACAAAAGTTTTTGAGCTTGAATGAATGTACAAGAAAGTGTTCACAATgaacattgaaaatttgtgtTACTTTGATGATGTGTATCATTTAACAACtgaaatgtttcttatttGTTCTTGAAGGACCCTTCTGACAAAAGGAGAATAATTTGTGACGAGAGGCTAAAAGAACTCTTTGATGTCGATTCCTTTAATGGGTTCACTGTTTCGAAACTCCTGGCCACGCATTTTATAAAGATGAAACAGTAAGTTCCTCCTACACATTGTCTTTGTTGATGCAAGAGAATCTAGAATTTTGCTTGAGATAGTTTTAGTGGTCTCTTTTTTGTGTGTTATTCTCTGGAATTCACCAACAAGGCAATGGAAAATCTGTTTTTATTGACCTTGTGTTATCTCTTCTCTTTGGTGGGTGGTCTGTTGCAAAATCTTTCAGAATTAATTAGACTAACCTTGTCAATTCTTCTATACTTCCCTTAGCTTTCAAGTAGTTGCTTaagttcttaaaaaaagaaccaaaaagaaaatgtccCTCATATTGGCTAACTACATTTTGTGTTGTAATTGtcactattttgtttttgttttgttcattGCTTACCAAACTAAGCAGTTCTTTCCCTCATTCTTCTCTCCCCAAAACTTCTATGAAAGATTCATTGAAGAATGTTAACGCCTGAGAGATTAAAAATTGTGGGGAAGAAACTGGTTAGGAGGTGACTTTCATTTCATGTGGAAAGATAACATTTTCCTTCTCTTATTGagcttttttgttctttccaTCTCCTCTTCTTGGTCGAAcatgtttggattgatttctTAGGTGTTTACAAGTGCAAAAATATGTTTCTAAACACTTAGAAGGTCAATCCATGCATGCCGTTCTTTACTAATTATACTATGAAGGAAATAATGATGGGAGGTTGAAGCAATATAGTCGGTAATTTGACGTAGGCGGATCGTactattcatttttatattttatttttggattatctttttataactttttttagataattgTGGGGATAGTGATTATCATGTATACCATTGAGCTAAGCTCACTCTGacttctataatttttttttatttgaataataacaatcttaaaattatacttttagatttaaattcgTTACCGGGTCTTATTCTACcacaaattgaattaaatgttgaaattgtttactatttggtttttggtttttggtttttgaaaatcaatcctataaatactatttgtttatttatattttatagtcTACATTTTAGGAGTTCTTAGGACTAaagccaaaatttgaaaactaaaattagtaattaaaattttaattttgtttctagaaATTGGTTAAGCATTCAAATgcttacaaataaaatacttcAACATTGAGTAAAATGGctagaaaacaatttttcataaagAAATTGTGAGGTTTAGGTGTTCGTTGATACTAATCGTGAACTTCGACACGTTGGATGCGTtcacatttgtttttattttttggtttaactGCTATTGTAATTCTATTGCACACGAGTTGGTTGCCCATGCTTAAATACGTTCTTATTATTCTGTTTTATGATGtagtaaaacaaacaaacgagacttgaaataaatttcaaattaatgtcATGGACCctataaaattgaagagattGCAAATTTAGGCCTTAGAGTTACACCCTTTGACCTtcttatcatcatcatcactcAATATCATTCTCGTAAGCTTATCAATATCaacattttctaattattttcaatgttattttCAATGTGATATCTGGAAGAAGGTATGATGCTCAATTTTCAACAGACTTTAGCTTCGAACACTTCAGACTTTGTAGggattcaattctttctttctcaacaTCTAAGACTCTTATGCCCTCTAACCATTGTTGGTGCAGAATGCACTAAATTTCTTAATACATTCAGAGACATATCTTCTTCCTTACCATTACCCTCTTACACTCATTTTCTTGACTTTAGCACAATCAAATCTCTTCGATCATGTGATTAACATCGGCTCCgacatcttcatcttcacgACTTTTCTTCAATATCATATTCCAAGTCGAGTTAAAAACATAGCTTTGATTCATACTAATAATGACCATAACTTTCACATTTCCAACAACAAAAGGATTTTCCTTTATAATTCTGACCAACTTTTCCATATTTATCAAGTCTTGAGAGCAAAGATATTTAAGTCTATAAGAGATTGTTTTGATtccctaattttttttgtctttgaaCTGGTCATTTAGTGGATTGTAGAGCAATGCCTTTGTTTCTCCCTTTAGGTTTTTCATCAAGTCATCtcaaccaaaacaaacttatCAACCTTTCATTGCTGCATTATTCTCTCCAATAGTTGTTGGTACCTTCATATCAAGcctcttttttgttcttctttttagtTCGGTGCTCTCTCTAATTTTCCAATAATATTCATGCATTAGCAACATTAGTACGTATTAGAAGTAAATGTAATGCCAATGCTAATAACAATGGATGTTTATCATTCTTGAACTAGAAGAAGACATAACCCAATAAAGTAATGTTTTCTAGGGTGAAAGAGCTTTGAAATCTTAACAATTGGTTGAGCtatatttagatttataaGCACACAATAAAGTTATATGGTTCAACATATTAATATAATCCGTGACCTATCTATTCATTTGGGAGTGACTTCCAAAATGggtttttttaacaattttcaaaattatgaaattgttTTCAATCATTCAACCAATACTAAATTTATTAGTCTAACAAATTGAGTTTAATAgtataaatttcaacattgtATTGATTACGAGGGATTCAAGagataatttgttaattaatagGGGTGATTATAAAAACGtttgatatatattcaaaatttggatCATAGTTGAGTGCAGTAATTACGTGGTAGAAGATTGAAGAACCTCCGACTAAGCTCATCTTGACTAGGAGAAAAATAGTACGTAGAAACATCAATAATGTGACAAGGTGTCCTTGCAAAACATGGCTACAAGTAAACGTTTAAGTCATTATATAggcacatatatataaatatatatatattgatgcATAGAGAAACATTATGATCATATATACCGTAGAAGTAGTAGttgaaaaaagtaaatgtaaataaatattttaagaaccccaaaaatgaaaactttttaaaaaaatataacacgTGAAtgcattaatttttctctttctttagccaagggaaaaaaaaaaaaaaaaaacgagcAAGTGTTGtcctaattatttttctttaatggtaGTGTTAAAttccaataaaagaaaaca
Coding sequences:
- the LOC101208340 gene encoding upstream activation factor subunit UAF30; the encoded protein is MVSDSELISRLRDFLRNSDLNTTTTAIVRRKLEEDFGIDLSDKKLFIREQVDLFLQTEHEKAVQEGYAHCEEVHQEDGDENLKMETEDGDSEDGDNDNEDDEKGKTSSEKVKKRGGGFTKLCSLSPQLQEFIGAPEMARTEVVKQLWNHIRENNLQDPSNRRNILCDEPLKALFGVNSINMFQMNKALSKHIWPLESNDVIPAKSSQKEKPQKEKQPKEKPQKKRQKQGKEEDSDDSAREDKRQKKGKSGFLAPLPLSNALVAFLGTGEDALPRSDVVKRMWDYIKQNNLQDPSDKRRIICDERLKELFDVDSFNGFTVSKLLATHFIKMKQ